Proteins found in one bacterium genomic segment:
- a CDS encoding ABATE domain-containing protein, with the protein MAQDRFELLGGILCLDFVNTIHEYGAVDPREELHSFDDLVAFGNQAGAITIRQAAKLLKRASSNPAMAARTLAAARECRLALYHLFSAIAGGKHLPARDLHFLNRQLSRTFQNLRIRSKGDEVDWSWEEGNPKPERVLWPIIRSGTELLTSTDRRLIRECGSQTCTWLFLDRSKNRTRLWCDMKTCGNRAKWRRYYNKHKTKED; encoded by the coding sequence ATGGCTCAAGATCGATTTGAACTTCTCGGGGGGATCCTCTGCCTGGATTTTGTGAATACGATCCATGAATATGGAGCTGTGGATCCGCGGGAAGAGCTTCATAGTTTCGATGACCTGGTCGCTTTTGGAAATCAGGCCGGTGCAATCACAATTCGGCAAGCCGCTAAGCTTTTAAAACGAGCCTCCTCCAATCCGGCGATGGCAGCCAGGACGCTTGCCGCAGCCAGAGAATGTCGTCTTGCGCTGTATCATCTCTTTTCTGCCATTGCAGGCGGAAAGCATCTCCCGGCCCGGGATCTCCATTTTCTGAACCGCCAGTTGAGCCGGACTTTCCAGAATTTACGAATCCGAAGCAAAGGGGATGAAGTGGACTGGTCGTGGGAAGAAGGCAATCCAAAGCCGGAGCGCGTGTTATGGCCGATCATCCGGTCCGGTACCGAGTTATTGACTTCTACCGACCGGCGGCTGATCCGAGAATGCGGATCACAAACCTGCACATGGTTGTTTCTGGATCGCAGCAAAAATCGAACGCGCCTCTGGTGCGATATGAAAACTTGCGGGAATCGCGCGAAATGGCGACGTTATTACAATAAACACAAAACAAAGGAGGACTAA
- a CDS encoding right-handed parallel beta-helix repeat-containing protein — MRIITFLAVLTFLFALSAESIPVRDCGTVLDTPGGRYRLVRNLECTSTAIRITADDIEFNLGRRTISGPGSGASATGILVDSADNVHILNGQINEVTRGILVQSASNNRIQDVSISDCTIGISLFSTSDSVVTSNTISSASSVGIFAFPDNVATVNNNRISENTIVNSFRAIALQAGNGNQIINNAVSDSQEVGIYLIQTVNDLVQGNTIIRSALVCIQVSESNGLQILNNTCNDNTRGIVLGNNLGEAPNNDNTIQWNTTNQNSDIGIFIVIGTGNVVQGNTSLNNTSSDMWDNFLCENTWTSNTFVTDNEGDGPGAGCIQ; from the coding sequence ATGAGAATCATCACATTTCTTGCAGTCTTGACATTTCTGTTTGCGCTGTCAGCAGAGTCAATTCCGGTGAGGGACTGTGGCACGGTACTGGACACGCCCGGAGGACGTTACAGGCTGGTTCGAAATCTGGAATGTACTAGCACAGCAATTCGAATCACGGCGGATGACATTGAGTTCAATCTTGGCCGAAGAACTATATCGGGTCCGGGCAGTGGTGCTTCAGCTACCGGAATTCTGGTTGATTCAGCAGATAATGTTCACATTCTAAACGGACAAATCAATGAGGTCACCAGAGGGATCCTTGTTCAATCCGCATCAAATAATCGAATTCAAGACGTGAGTATCTCGGATTGCACGATCGGCATTTCGTTGTTTTCGACTTCAGATTCTGTAGTAACAAGTAATACTATTAGTTCCGCTTCGTCCGTAGGAATTTTTGCGTTTCCGGATAATGTAGCAACAGTCAATAACAATCGCATTTCTGAAAACACAATTGTGAATTCATTCAGGGCAATCGCGCTACAAGCAGGTAACGGTAACCAAATAATCAACAATGCGGTTTCTGATTCTCAGGAAGTCGGTATTTATCTGATTCAAACAGTGAATGATCTGGTACAGGGAAACACAATTATCCGATCTGCACTTGTGTGTATCCAGGTTTCAGAATCCAACGGACTACAAATCCTGAACAACACGTGTAACGACAATACCAGGGGAATTGTGTTGGGAAATAATTTAGGAGAAGCTCCCAACAACGATAACACTATCCAGTGGAATACCACGAATCAGAATTCAGACATTGGAATCTTCATTGTGATAGGGACTGGAAATGTTGTTCAAGGAAACACTTCCTTAAACAACACCAGCAGCGACATGTGGGACAACTTTCTTTGTGAGAATACCTGGACGTCGAATACGTTTGTCACGGATAACGAAGGAGACGGACCGGGCGCCGGCTGTATTCAATAG
- a CDS encoding epoxide hydrolase: MKLESFEIHISDRVLEDLQKRIAETRWPDSIRNSGWDYGTDIDVLQKLVAYWQEKFDWRREEERINSFPQFRMNIDGLRIHFIHLPSQNPEALPLIITHGWPGSFLEQLKIVPLLQDRFHIVIPSLPGYGFSDASHSPGMNPRKIAALWVQLMRALGYERFIPQGGDWGATVSTWIGLDAPQSLIGIHLNYIPGSYRPSIKEDEPLTEREKEYFRSEEEWMKKEGSYSQIQGTKPQTLAYAINDSPVGLAAWILEKAHGWSHCERGVLEHFTYEELLSNIMLYWVTVSFGSSIRLYYEARKMPVHLGPEQRVNAKTAVARFAKEEPMPPREWVERGYNVCRWTEYPAGSHFAQMEMPEVFAKEIIASAAEF; the protein is encoded by the coding sequence ATGAAACTCGAATCATTTGAAATTCATATTTCTGACCGCGTTCTTGAAGACTTGCAGAAACGTATTGCGGAGACGCGCTGGCCGGACAGCATCCGGAATTCCGGATGGGACTACGGAACCGACATTGATGTTTTGCAAAAGCTGGTGGCCTACTGGCAGGAGAAATTTGATTGGCGAAGAGAAGAAGAGCGGATCAACTCTTTTCCTCAATTCCGTATGAATATCGATGGCCTCCGTATCCATTTCATTCATCTTCCCAGCCAAAATCCCGAAGCACTTCCGTTGATCATCACTCACGGATGGCCCGGTTCGTTTCTGGAGCAGCTTAAAATTGTGCCACTTCTTCAGGATCGTTTTCACATCGTGATTCCTTCGCTGCCGGGATACGGATTTTCAGACGCATCGCATTCGCCCGGGATGAATCCGAGAAAAATCGCGGCGTTGTGGGTTCAACTCATGCGCGCGCTGGGTTATGAACGATTCATCCCGCAAGGTGGAGATTGGGGAGCCACTGTCTCAACATGGATCGGACTGGATGCTCCGCAATCCTTGATCGGCATTCATTTGAATTACATTCCGGGTTCGTATCGGCCTTCTATTAAAGAAGATGAACCATTGACAGAGCGAGAAAAGGAATATTTCAGGAGTGAGGAAGAATGGATGAAAAAAGAAGGGAGCTATTCACAAATTCAGGGAACCAAACCTCAAACACTCGCGTATGCAATCAACGATTCTCCCGTTGGTCTGGCCGCCTGGATCCTGGAAAAAGCACACGGGTGGAGTCATTGTGAGCGAGGCGTGCTGGAGCACTTTACTTATGAAGAGTTGCTCAGCAACATCATGCTCTACTGGGTGACAGTGAGCTTCGGTTCGTCGATCCGTCTTTATTACGAAGCACGAAAAATGCCTGTTCACCTCGGGCCCGAACAACGGGTCAATGCAAAAACCGCAGTTGCCCGCTTCGCAAAAGAAGAGCCGATGCCTCCGCGCGAATGGGTGGAGCGTGGTTACAACGTGTGCCGTTGGACGGAATATCCCGCAGGGAGCCACTTTGCGCAAATGGAAATGCCGGAGGTTTTTGCAAAAGAGATCATCGCCTCCGCAGCTGAATTTTAA
- a CDS encoding protein kinase translates to MDEREDFIRNARLKIESLNDELEDQTVDPVDVSEERYEIKTLLGEGAAGRVWKAYDRRLKRNVALKKLRLEGTGTPERFLREARNQACVQNPNICKVFDVGNINGEPYIAMQCIEGRTLSAASTEMTLRNKVEVMRTVAEAVHAAHEAGLVHRDLKPGNILVEKAGDSWLPYITDFGLSREEDSADRTKTGMIVGTPAYMAPEQAQGNIRDIDQRTDVYALGATFYEILCGHPPFTGTSVEIALKTIQEEAPSLRKQNREVAYDLEIIVMKCLEKEPERRYYTAQALADDLSRFLEGEPILARRASWHYRIGKKARRHRKMAAILAAAFIAVIFSASFGLYNWWTAAKRAEIAQQFGQEVAEIEGFLRYTSSLPLHDIRKEKLLVQQKMQKIQNQMEILGRPALAPGNYALGRGYLALHQHDRARTHLEAAWKNDYQTPQIAYALGRVLGALYQEELEKLELLSSPEAKEARRQEIEKQFRDPAVAFLKASKNSASISSDYLDALMAFYANRYEDAVKISARAMDSAPWSYEARKLQGDIHVFQGAQKQRSGDYKGAGEDFEKAGDAYKAATEIARSDSSIYDAECHRLIQVLRLVELQGVPTEEQYAGAISVCDLALQVDPENANAWNRKSVIYSDWAVILRTRKGNPAPVYDKAIQMAKKALAIKPNFPEAWNSLGNSYVHLAYEQWDTGIERDQTIESALQAFQKAIQLKPNDESYCYLGDAYSDQAVARMEKGIDPTSSFDNSVKAYENAIRLNPRHYSNFSNLGMVLTRKGMYQLHHGKDPANVLKMAIENYRKALELNAKFIFAHNNTGVSFATLAQYEMTQALNPLPSLDQAIPAFRKAMEINPKFPLPYLVSARAYCIRAEYAVQTDTNPEPDLQQARTAIRQYMDLSGSALGSNKDEAWIELVEAEWALLKGASARTFFEKAESSLRLSLKHNPEDAETYRRFARYYLLSAKDKMSRKQNPATEIKLGSNQIAEALKRDPQWGESYALQAELFHLAARIQQQDALKKKIAIKAKNALKKAFELNQNLRGKYDKLMSELEKLELTAKSPRTPR, encoded by the coding sequence GTGGATGAGCGCGAAGATTTTATCCGCAATGCGCGCCTCAAGATCGAATCCCTCAACGACGAACTCGAGGATCAAACCGTAGATCCGGTCGACGTTTCCGAAGAACGGTATGAAATCAAAACGTTGCTGGGGGAAGGGGCTGCCGGACGCGTTTGGAAGGCGTATGACAGGAGACTCAAGCGTAACGTCGCGCTGAAAAAGCTCCGCCTCGAAGGCACAGGAACGCCCGAGCGTTTTCTTCGTGAAGCGCGCAATCAGGCCTGCGTTCAGAATCCAAACATTTGCAAAGTATTCGATGTCGGCAACATCAACGGCGAACCCTACATCGCCATGCAGTGCATCGAAGGCCGTACACTTTCCGCTGCTTCCACAGAAATGACTTTGCGGAACAAAGTGGAGGTCATGAGAACGGTTGCGGAGGCGGTGCACGCAGCGCATGAAGCCGGACTGGTCCACCGTGATCTGAAACCGGGCAATATCCTTGTTGAAAAAGCGGGTGATTCATGGTTGCCTTACATCACTGATTTCGGTCTCTCACGCGAAGAGGATTCGGCGGATCGAACAAAAACAGGAATGATTGTCGGCACGCCTGCATACATGGCGCCCGAACAAGCTCAGGGCAATATTCGCGACATCGACCAACGCACGGACGTCTACGCACTGGGCGCAACTTTTTACGAAATCCTATGCGGCCATCCACCATTCACCGGAACCAGCGTAGAAATCGCGCTCAAAACGATCCAGGAAGAAGCCCCCTCTTTGCGAAAACAGAATCGCGAAGTAGCCTACGATCTTGAAATCATCGTGATGAAGTGTCTGGAAAAGGAGCCGGAACGAAGATACTACACGGCCCAGGCGCTGGCCGATGATCTCTCACGCTTTCTGGAAGGGGAGCCGATCCTCGCAAGACGCGCCAGCTGGCATTACCGTATTGGCAAAAAAGCGCGAAGGCACCGGAAGATGGCTGCGATTCTGGCAGCCGCTTTCATCGCTGTGATTTTTTCCGCAAGCTTCGGACTCTATAACTGGTGGACCGCAGCAAAACGCGCAGAGATTGCGCAACAGTTTGGCCAGGAAGTTGCGGAGATCGAAGGCTTCCTGCGATACACTTCCTCTCTTCCCCTCCATGATATTCGAAAGGAAAAACTACTCGTTCAACAGAAAATGCAAAAGATACAAAATCAAATGGAGATTCTGGGACGTCCCGCTCTTGCGCCCGGAAACTACGCACTGGGACGCGGTTATCTTGCGCTCCATCAGCACGACAGAGCGCGCACTCATCTGGAAGCGGCATGGAAAAACGACTATCAAACACCGCAAATTGCATATGCGCTGGGTCGTGTTCTGGGAGCGCTGTATCAAGAGGAACTCGAAAAGCTGGAGCTACTCTCCAGTCCGGAAGCGAAGGAGGCCCGCAGACAGGAGATCGAAAAACAGTTTCGAGATCCTGCCGTGGCTTTCTTGAAAGCAAGCAAGAACAGCGCAAGCATCTCCTCCGATTATCTGGATGCATTGATGGCGTTTTACGCAAATCGTTACGAAGATGCCGTGAAAATCAGCGCCAGGGCAATGGATTCCGCACCCTGGTCTTATGAAGCAAGAAAATTGCAGGGAGACATTCACGTTTTTCAGGGAGCGCAGAAACAAAGGTCGGGTGATTACAAAGGCGCGGGCGAAGATTTCGAGAAAGCAGGAGACGCCTACAAAGCCGCGACCGAGATCGCTCGTAGCGACTCCTCTATCTATGATGCTGAATGCCACCGGTTGATACAGGTTCTCCGGCTGGTTGAATTGCAGGGGGTTCCCACAGAAGAACAGTACGCCGGCGCTATTTCGGTCTGCGATCTTGCTCTTCAGGTGGATCCCGAAAATGCAAATGCATGGAACCGGAAATCGGTGATCTATTCGGACTGGGCAGTTATACTGCGGACGAGGAAAGGGAATCCCGCGCCGGTGTATGACAAGGCTATTCAGATGGCAAAAAAGGCGCTGGCTATCAAGCCCAATTTTCCAGAAGCCTGGAATAGCCTTGGGAACAGTTATGTTCACCTCGCATACGAGCAATGGGACACCGGGATTGAAAGGGACCAGACCATTGAATCTGCCCTGCAAGCTTTTCAGAAAGCAATCCAGCTCAAGCCGAACGATGAATCTTACTGTTATCTGGGCGATGCGTATTCGGACCAGGCGGTTGCAAGAATGGAAAAAGGAATCGATCCGACTTCTTCCTTTGACAATTCTGTGAAAGCTTATGAAAACGCGATCCGGTTGAATCCGCGACACTACAGTAATTTCAGCAACCTGGGGATGGTTCTAACGCGTAAAGGAATGTATCAACTTCATCATGGAAAGGATCCGGCAAACGTTTTGAAGATGGCCATTGAAAATTATCGCAAGGCGCTCGAGTTAAACGCTAAATTTATCTTTGCCCACAATAATACCGGTGTATCCTTTGCAACCCTTGCGCAATACGAAATGACTCAGGCGCTCAATCCACTCCCCTCACTGGATCAAGCAATCCCTGCGTTCCGCAAAGCAATGGAAATCAATCCGAAGTTTCCCCTTCCTTACCTCGTTTCTGCAAGAGCTTATTGCATTCGAGCGGAATACGCAGTGCAAACTGACACGAATCCGGAACCGGATCTGCAGCAAGCGCGAACGGCAATCCGACAGTACATGGATCTGTCCGGAAGTGCGCTAGGATCGAATAAGGATGAAGCTTGGATCGAATTGGTAGAAGCAGAATGGGCTTTGCTGAAAGGAGCGTCCGCTCGAACTTTTTTCGAGAAAGCGGAATCCAGCCTGCGCTTGTCCCTGAAACACAATCCTGAAGATGCCGAAACGTATCGCAGATTTGCCAGATACTACCTGCTATCGGCAAAAGACAAAATGAGCCGTAAGCAAAACCCAGCAACCGAAATCAAACTTGGGTCAAATCAGATTGCTGAAGCTCTGAAAAGAGACCCTCAATGGGGAGAAAGTTATGCTCTTCAAGCCGAGCTGTTCCATTTAGCCGCTCGAATCCAGCAACAGGATGCGCTGAAAAAGAAAATCGCAATCAAAGCAAAAAATGCTTTGAAAAAAGCATTTGAGCTGAATCAGAATCTGCGCGGAAAGTATGACAAGCTGATGAGTGAGCTTGAAAAATTGGAATTAACCGCCAAGTCGCCAAGAACGCCGAGATAA